In the Sulfitobacter pacificus genome, one interval contains:
- a CDS encoding DMT family transporter, with product MIQDRPIIGISLMLGFCLLAPLADAIAKTLGTSVPLGQVVMIRFALQVAILLPLVWVSGRVWRVQGQVFWLVLARTVLHITGIATMFTALTYLPLADAVAIAFVMPFFMLILGRFVLKEEVGARRMIACLVGFIGTLFVVQPSFVTVGWPALLPVAVAANFAVFMLITRQIAKKTDPISLQAVSGVMAIVIMIPFLALGSLWEIPALEITSPTIRQWNLLLGLGVLGTIAHLLMTWSLRFAPSATLAPMQYLEIPFATLLGLLIFGEFPNVLACVGIAITIIAGLYVILRERSIARTLAAQELIQAPA from the coding sequence ATGATCCAAGACCGGCCCATCATCGGCATCTCCTTAATGCTCGGGTTTTGCCTGCTTGCGCCTTTGGCTGATGCGATTGCAAAAACCCTTGGTACATCTGTCCCGCTTGGGCAGGTTGTGATGATCCGTTTTGCGTTGCAGGTGGCCATTCTACTCCCCTTGGTTTGGGTTTCCGGTCGCGTCTGGCGCGTTCAGGGGCAGGTTTTCTGGCTGGTGCTGGCCCGGACAGTCCTGCACATCACAGGCATTGCGACCATGTTCACGGCACTCACCTATCTGCCTCTGGCAGATGCGGTTGCCATCGCATTTGTCATGCCCTTCTTCATGCTGATCCTTGGCAGATTTGTTCTAAAAGAGGAAGTTGGCGCGCGGCGGATGATCGCCTGTCTGGTCGGATTTATCGGTACGCTGTTCGTTGTCCAGCCCAGTTTCGTCACCGTCGGTTGGCCCGCCTTGCTGCCGGTCGCAGTTGCGGCGAATTTCGCAGTCTTCATGCTGATCACCCGCCAAATCGCAAAAAAGACCGACCCGATCAGCCTTCAGGCTGTCAGCGGCGTGATGGCAATCGTGATCATGATCCCCTTTCTGGCCCTGGGCAGCCTTTGGGAAATCCCCGCACTTGAAATTACCAGCCCAACCATTAGACAGTGGAATTTGCTTCTAGGGTTGGGGGTTTTGGGCACCATTGCACATTTGTTGATGACTTGGTCCCTGCGCTTTGCCCCGTCCGCAACACTTGCGCCCATGCAATATCTGGAAATTCCCTTTGCGACATTGCTTGGCCTGCTGATCTTTGGTGAATTTCCCAATGTGCTGGCCTGTGTCGGGATTGCGATCACCATCATCGCGGGGCTTTACGTTATTCTACGCGAGCGTTCCATCGCGCGCACTCTGGCTGCGCAAGAGCTGATACAAGCGCCGGCATAA
- a CDS encoding thiamine diphosphokinase, translated as MPSFDPIVHSSNPVTLVGGGEATPQDLAEALTLAPVCVAVDGGAALALQAGAELAAVIGDFDSLRQEDLARIPADRCHRIAEQDSTDFEKALSRVAAPVVVGVGFLGGRVDHQLAAFHTLAACRAQPCVLLGQDEVVCLAPPKVCLPTQAGDTVSLFPLGPVAGRSAGLEWPIQGLEFGPLTRIGTSNRAKGPMILEMQTPAMLLILPRRLMPALVSALAQPECARWNARVE; from the coding sequence TTGCCAAGTTTTGACCCCATTGTTCACAGTTCTAACCCCGTTACCTTGGTTGGTGGGGGGGAGGCTACGCCGCAGGACCTAGCAGAAGCGTTAACGCTGGCCCCTGTTTGTGTCGCTGTGGATGGCGGCGCGGCATTGGCCCTGCAGGCGGGGGCAGAGCTGGCGGCGGTGATTGGCGACTTTGATTCCCTGAGACAAGAAGATCTGGCGCGCATCCCTGCGGATCGGTGCCACCGCATCGCGGAGCAAGACAGCACCGATTTCGAGAAAGCACTAAGCCGGGTTGCGGCACCGGTTGTTGTCGGGGTCGGGTTTCTGGGGGGACGGGTGGATCACCAGCTGGCCGCCTTCCACACGCTTGCCGCCTGTCGCGCGCAGCCCTGTGTTTTGTTGGGGCAAGATGAGGTGGTGTGTCTGGCCCCCCCCAAGGTGTGCTTGCCGACACAGGCGGGTGACACCGTTTCCCTGTTTCCGCTTGGGCCGGTAGCGGGGCGCAGTGCGGGGTTGGAATGGCCCATTCAAGGGTTGGAGTTTGGCCCTTTGACGCGCATCGGAACTTCAAACCGGGCCAAGGGGCCGATGATTCTGGAGATGCAGACCCCGGCGATGCTGCTGATCCTGCCGCGCCGACTTATGCCGGCGCTTGTATCAGCTCTTGCGCAGCCAGAGTGCGCGCGATGGAACGCTCGCGTAGAATAA
- a CDS encoding ABC transporter ATP-binding protein, with protein MSTPPPVIQIDGLHKAYGALEVLKGVSLSAPRGHVISLIGSSGSGKSTLLRCCNLLEDSQQGDILFKGEPLTWKGTGHDRRPSDAEQVLRIRTNLSMVFQQFNLWAHMTILQNVMEAPLTVLRRDRAEVEKAARGYLDKVGIGDKCDVYPAQLSGGQQQRAAIARALCMEPEALLFDEPTSALDPELEQEVVKVIKDLATEGRTMIIVTHDMKLAADVSDQVIFLHQGLIEEQGSPDVLFGAPKSERLRGFLSATLAT; from the coding sequence GTGAGCACACCGCCCCCTGTCATACAGATCGACGGCCTGCATAAGGCCTATGGTGCATTGGAAGTCTTGAAAGGCGTCAGCCTGTCCGCCCCGCGCGGGCATGTGATATCGCTGATCGGCTCTTCTGGGTCCGGCAAATCCACCTTGTTGCGCTGCTGTAACCTGCTGGAAGACAGCCAACAGGGCGACATCCTGTTCAAAGGCGAACCTTTGACCTGGAAAGGCACGGGCCACGACCGCCGCCCCTCCGATGCAGAACAGGTGCTGCGCATCCGTACAAACCTGTCGATGGTGTTTCAGCAGTTTAACCTCTGGGCCCATATGACGATCTTGCAAAATGTCATGGAAGCGCCGCTGACCGTCTTGCGCCGGGACCGCGCAGAGGTCGAGAAAGCCGCGCGCGGGTATCTCGACAAGGTTGGCATCGGTGACAAATGTGACGTCTATCCGGCCCAGCTTTCCGGTGGCCAGCAGCAGCGGGCCGCAATTGCGCGGGCCCTTTGCATGGAGCCCGAGGCGCTGTTGTTTGATGAACCGACATCAGCGCTGGATCCAGAGCTGGAACAGGAAGTTGTCAAGGTGATCAAGGATCTGGCCACCGAAGGGCGCACCATGATCATCGTGACCCACGACATGAAACTGGCCGCAGATGTGTCCGATCAGGTGATTTTCCTGCATCAGGGCCTGATCGAAGAACAAGGGTCGCCGGACGTATTGTTCGGCGCACCCAAATCAGAACGCTTGCGCGGGTTCCTATCGGCAACCCTAGCGACGTAA
- a CDS encoding DUF2842 domain-containing protein — MALSYKARRRWSLVILLVAMPLYVVVAVNIVALFERPSILIELLVYVGLGVAWVLPLKSIFKGVGQADPEAEE; from the coding sequence GTGGCACTGAGTTACAAAGCACGCAGACGTTGGTCACTGGTGATCCTGCTGGTGGCCATGCCGCTTTATGTGGTGGTCGCGGTCAATATCGTGGCGCTGTTCGAGCGGCCCTCGATCCTGATTGAGCTGCTTGTCTATGTAGGGCTTGGCGTTGCTTGGGTGCTGCCGCTTAAGAGCATTTTTAAAGGGGTGGGGCAGGCCGATCCCGAAGCCGAAGAATGA
- the nthB gene encoding nitrile hydratase subunit beta has product MSRLHDMGGRFGDGPVVPEPEDVIFHADWHPRAMALTVATGAVGAFNLDMSRHARESLSPKDYMRFSYYEKWLGGLANVLTQVGVVTREELAGTVDPTPSPLAERKLNADRVAGVLAKGGPVDRPSDVAPVFAAGDLVVARRFADNADVSGGHTRLPSYAAGARGRILRLHGTHVFPDSNAHGGGEAPEPLYAVVFAAAELWAHPEHPHDEVVVDMWQSYLTAAT; this is encoded by the coding sequence ATGAGCCGACTTCACGACATGGGCGGTCGTTTTGGTGATGGTCCGGTTGTACCGGAGCCTGAAGATGTTATTTTTCACGCCGACTGGCACCCGCGCGCGATGGCGTTGACGGTGGCTACAGGGGCGGTGGGGGCGTTTAATCTGGATATGTCCCGCCATGCCCGCGAATCCCTGTCACCCAAGGATTATATGCGGTTTTCCTATTATGAAAAATGGCTGGGCGGATTGGCAAATGTCCTGACGCAGGTGGGGGTTGTCACCCGTGAGGAACTGGCAGGAACCGTTGATCCCACACCCAGCCCCCTGGCCGAACGAAAGTTAAATGCGGATCGGGTTGCGGGGGTGCTGGCCAAAGGTGGGCCGGTGGATCGTCCTTCTGATGTGGCACCGGTTTTTGCAGCAGGGGATCTGGTGGTGGCCCGCAGGTTTGCCGATAATGCAGATGTCAGCGGCGGCCATACCCGGTTGCCGTCTTATGCTGCCGGGGCGCGGGGGCGGATTTTGCGCTTGCATGGCACCCATGTGTTTCCTGACAGCAATGCGCATGGCGGTGGCGAAGCGCCGGAGCCGCTTTATGCGGTGGTGTTTGCGGCTGCTGAACTATGGGCACATCCAGAACATCCTCATGACGAGGTGGTTGTGGACATGTGGCAAAGCTACCTGACGGCAGCAACATGA
- a CDS encoding adenylosuccinate synthase translates to MANVVVVGAQWGDEGKGKIVDWLSERADVIARFQGGHNAGHTLVIDGEVFKLAALPSGIVRGGKLSVIGNGVVLDPWHLLKEIEQIRTQGVIVSPETLMIAENTPLILPIHGELDRAREAQNSVAKIGTTGRGIGPAYEDKVGRRSVRVADLADDATLELRVDRALVHHDALRRGLGLEPVDRDALLASLREIAPAILEYAAPVWKVLNEKRKAGKRILFEGAQGSLLDIDFGTYPFVTSSNVIAGQAATGTGVGPGTIDFVLGIVKAYTTRVGEGPFPAELDDADGQRLGERGHEFGTNTGRKRRCGWFDAVLVRQTCATSGVNGIAFTKLDVLDGFETLKICVGYELDGTRLEYLPTAADQQARCTPIYEEMPGWSQSTEGARSWADLPAEAIKYVRRVEELIDCPVALLSTSPEREDTILVTDPFSD, encoded by the coding sequence ATGGCCAATGTCGTTGTTGTCGGGGCCCAATGGGGCGACGAAGGAAAAGGCAAAATTGTCGACTGGCTGTCGGAAAGGGCCGATGTCATTGCGCGTTTTCAGGGCGGGCATAATGCGGGCCATACTTTGGTGATTGATGGTGAGGTGTTCAAACTTGCGGCATTGCCATCGGGCATCGTGCGTGGCGGTAAGCTGTCAGTGATTGGCAATGGCGTGGTGTTGGACCCCTGGCATTTGTTGAAGGAGATTGAGCAGATTCGCACGCAGGGCGTGATTGTGTCCCCCGAGACTTTGATGATTGCAGAAAACACACCCTTGATCCTGCCGATCCATGGTGAATTGGACCGTGCGCGCGAGGCGCAGAATTCTGTGGCCAAGATTGGCACAACCGGGCGCGGCATTGGGCCGGCCTATGAGGATAAGGTCGGGCGCCGGTCGGTACGTGTGGCGGATCTGGCAGATGATGCAACACTGGAATTGCGGGTGGATCGCGCGTTGGTGCATCATGATGCGCTGCGCCGGGGTCTTGGGCTTGAGCCGGTCGACCGGGATGCCTTGTTGGCAAGCCTGCGCGAGATTGCGCCAGCGATTCTGGAATATGCCGCACCGGTCTGGAAGGTGCTGAATGAAAAGCGCAAAGCCGGCAAGCGCATCCTGTTTGAAGGGGCGCAGGGTTCTTTGCTGGACATTGATTTCGGGACTTATCCTTTTGTGACCTCCTCGAATGTGATTGCAGGTCAGGCGGCGACCGGCACTGGCGTAGGGCCGGGTACCATCGATTTTGTGCTGGGCATCGTCAAAGCCTATACCACACGGGTGGGTGAGGGGCCGTTTCCGGCTGAACTGGATGATGCGGATGGTCAGCGTCTGGGCGAGCGGGGACATGAATTTGGCACCAACACAGGCCGCAAACGCCGCTGTGGCTGGTTTGATGCGGTGCTGGTGCGTCAGACCTGTGCCACCTCTGGCGTGAACGGCATTGCCTTCACCAAGCTGGACGTGCTGGATGGTTTCGAGACCCTGAAGATCTGTGTCGGTTATGAATTGGACGGTACGCGTCTTGAGTATCTGCCCACCGCGGCGGATCAGCAGGCCCGTTGCACACCGATTTATGAGGAAATGCCGGGCTGGTCGCAATCCACCGAAGGCGCGCGCAGCTGGGCGGATCTGCCGGCGGAGGCGATCAAATATGTGCGCCGCGTGGAAGAGTTGATTGATTGCCCGGTTGCGCTACTTTCCACTTCACCGGAGCGCGAAGACACCATTCTGGTGACAGACCCGTTTTCGGATTGA
- a CDS encoding nitrile hydratase accessory protein — protein sequence MKPEPVFEAPWHAQVFALTVHLNEAGHFEWGAWAERFGATLKQHGVARELNGGEDYFAAWLETLEGFLAEIGMAAPAELRMLRDAWEAAYLSTPHGMPVKLAGA from the coding sequence ATGAAGCCGGAACCGGTTTTTGAGGCACCCTGGCATGCGCAGGTCTTTGCCTTGACCGTCCACCTGAACGAGGCGGGACATTTTGAATGGGGGGCCTGGGCGGAACGTTTTGGTGCAACATTGAAGCAGCACGGAGTAGCGCGGGAATTGAATGGCGGCGAGGATTATTTTGCCGCCTGGCTGGAAACTTTGGAAGGGTTTCTGGCCGAGATCGGCATGGCAGCCCCTGCGGAACTGCGCATGCTGCGTGATGCCTGGGAAGCGGCCTATCTCAGCACGCCACATGGAATGCCGGTGAAACTGGCGGGTGCCTGA
- the nthA gene encoding nitrile hydratase subunit alpha codes for MPHDHPSHDDPHALLPSDPALRVKALETLLTKKGLIDPAALDEIIDTYENKIGPRNGARVVARAWSNPAFRDALLKDATAVVADLGFYGRQGEHMMAVENTDKVHNMVVCTLCSCYPWPLLGIPPGWYKSDAYRARVVREPRKVLADFGVVLPEETAVRVWDSTAEMRYLVIPQRPAGTEGMDEEALMALVSRDSMIGTGLAGAS; via the coding sequence ATGCCACATGATCACCCTTCACACGATGACCCGCATGCGCTTTTGCCCTCTGACCCGGCTTTGCGGGTTAAGGCGTTGGAAACCCTGTTGACCAAGAAGGGTCTGATTGATCCGGCGGCGCTGGATGAAATCATCGATACCTATGAAAACAAGATCGGTCCGCGCAATGGGGCACGGGTCGTGGCGCGGGCCTGGTCCAATCCGGCGTTTCGCGATGCGTTGCTGAAAGATGCCACAGCTGTTGTTGCGGATCTGGGTTTCTATGGCCGTCAGGGTGAACATATGATGGCGGTGGAAAATACCGACAAGGTGCATAATATGGTCGTCTGTACCCTGTGCAGCTGTTACCCGTGGCCCCTGCTGGGGATTCCGCCGGGCTGGTATAAATCCGACGCCTATCGCGCCCGTGTGGTGCGGGAACCGCGCAAGGTTCTGGCGGATTTCGGAGTGGTTTTGCCAGAGGAAACTGCGGTGCGGGTTTGGGATAGCACCGCGGAAATGCGTTATCTGGTGATCCCGCAGCGCCCTGCAGGGACGGAAGGTATGGATGAAGAGGCCTTGATGGCATTGGTCAGCCGCGACAGCATGATTGGCACTGGACTGGCGGGTGCATCATGA
- the rlmJ gene encoding 23S rRNA (adenine(2030)-N(6))-methyltransferase RlmJ — MLSYQHIYHAGNLADVHKHGLLAWMLEYLTRKDKPLTYIETHGGRAIYDLTDAAARKTGEAAQGIEKTRHWFGTEHPFTLVLRQVAASDGADSYPGSPLIAASLLRPTDSIHLAELHPQEHAALTLAMSPYPAKIHLRDGFDMAHGLTPPTPRRGMMLIDPSYEIKDDYLTIPRHIAKFTRAWNVGIIALWYPILTNKAHLPMLDAMMADHPQAMRHEVRFPPARPGHGMVGSGMFVINPPYGLDVEAGKLSQKFNTL, encoded by the coding sequence ATGCTTTCATACCAACACATCTATCACGCCGGAAATCTGGCAGACGTCCATAAGCACGGGCTGCTGGCCTGGATGCTGGAATATCTCACGCGTAAAGACAAACCGCTGACCTATATCGAAACCCATGGCGGGCGGGCGATTTATGACCTGACCGATGCGGCTGCCCGCAAGACCGGCGAGGCCGCGCAGGGCATTGAAAAGACGCGGCACTGGTTTGGCACCGAACACCCTTTTACTCTTGTTTTGCGACAGGTTGCGGCGAGTGACGGGGCCGATAGCTATCCCGGCTCTCCATTAATCGCGGCAAGCCTGCTGCGCCCCACCGACAGCATTCATCTGGCTGAATTGCATCCGCAAGAACATGCCGCTCTAACCTTGGCGATGTCGCCCTATCCCGCAAAAATCCATCTGCGTGACGGGTTTGACATGGCCCATGGGCTGACCCCGCCAACCCCGCGCCGCGGCATGATGCTGATTGATCCCAGCTATGAAATCAAAGACGACTACCTTACCATCCCGCGTCATATCGCCAAATTCACCCGCGCGTGGAATGTCGGCATTATTGCCCTGTGGTATCCGATCCTGACCAACAAGGCCCATCTGCCGATGCTTGACGCCATGATGGCCGACCACCCGCAAGCGATGCGCCATGAGGTCCGCTTCCCCCCTGCCCGTCCCGGTCACGGTATGGTCGGATCCGGCATGTTCGTGATAAATCCGCCTTACGGGCTGGACGTCGAAGCCGGCAAGCTCAGCCAGAAATTCAACACGCTTTAA
- a CDS encoding DUF1330 domain-containing protein, which produces MPKGYWIATMDVKDAAVYDTYRAANAKPLADYGARFVVRGGTQIQTEGTWRSRTVVIEFASYADAIACYESEAYQAAKDIRVPVADNNMVIVEGYEN; this is translated from the coding sequence ATGCCCAAAGGATACTGGATCGCCACGATGGACGTGAAAGACGCTGCGGTTTATGACACCTATCGCGCCGCGAACGCCAAACCATTGGCCGATTATGGTGCGCGTTTTGTGGTGCGCGGCGGCACACAGATCCAGACCGAAGGCACATGGCGCAGCCGTACTGTGGTCATCGAATTCGCCAGCTACGCCGATGCCATCGCCTGTTACGAAAGCGAGGCCTATCAAGCGGCCAAGGACATCCGCGTCCCTGTTGCAGACAACAACATGGTGATTGTCGAAGGCTACGAAAACTAG
- the secG gene encoding preprotein translocase subunit SecG codes for MENVVLIIHLLLALGLIAVVLMQRSEGGGLGMGGGGGGAVPGRSAATALSKLTWILGAAFLVTSITLTIIVAQKSSGASVIDRLGVTPPAATQGDDTSAPSGDLLLPPTDSDAPLVPLSD; via the coding sequence ATGGAAAATGTCGTTCTGATCATCCACCTCTTGCTGGCCCTCGGCCTGATCGCCGTTGTGCTGATGCAACGCTCTGAGGGTGGCGGCCTTGGTATGGGCGGCGGCGGCGGCGGCGCGGTACCGGGACGTTCAGCAGCAACCGCGCTGAGCAAGCTGACATGGATCCTTGGCGCGGCCTTTCTCGTCACATCAATTACCCTGACCATTATTGTGGCACAGAAATCTTCCGGTGCTTCGGTGATCGACCGTCTGGGTGTAACACCACCAGCGGCAACTCAGGGCGACGATACTTCGGCTCCTTCCGGTGACCTCTTGCTGCCCCCGACGGACAGTGACGCACCTTTGGTCCCGCTTTCCGACTAA
- a CDS encoding DUF6524 family protein, whose amino-acid sequence MGFILRWLCAFLLLAATFNPTQYNYVSWVRSYGDDNLSIAVLAGLILCIGYIIYLRATLRSIGALGMMLVMAVVGACLWVLYDFEVLRLDDATFNLWLGLAALSFVLGIGLSWSHVRRALSGQADMDDVDE is encoded by the coding sequence ATGGGCTTTATCCTGCGCTGGCTCTGCGCCTTTCTTCTCTTGGCCGCCACCTTCAACCCCACCCAGTATAACTACGTCTCATGGGTGCGCAGCTACGGCGATGACAACCTCTCCATCGCCGTCCTTGCCGGGTTGATCCTGTGCATCGGCTATATCATCTATCTGCGCGCCACCCTGCGTTCGATCGGCGCTTTGGGCATGATGCTGGTGATGGCTGTGGTCGGTGCCTGCCTTTGGGTCCTCTATGATTTCGAAGTCTTGCGACTGGATGATGCCACATTCAACCTCTGGCTCGGGCTGGCTGCACTCAGCTTTGTTCTGGGAATCGGCCTCAGCTGGAGCCATGTGCGCCGCGCCCTCTCCGGTCAGGCCGATATGGATGATGTCGACGAATAG
- a CDS encoding TerB family tellurite resistance protein, with protein sequence MFGDFLKRLTQPDPAPLADSDARLALTALLVRVARSDNDYATSEARLIEEIAATRYGLDAAQARDLRSQGEALEREAPDTVRFTRAIKEAVAYEDRLAVIEALWQVVLADGTRSDEENALLRLVANLLGVTDTDSHTARQRVAQSS encoded by the coding sequence ATGTTTGGTGATTTTCTAAAACGGCTGACACAGCCCGACCCCGCCCCGCTGGCCGATTCTGACGCGCGTCTGGCCCTGACAGCCCTTTTGGTCCGTGTTGCACGGTCCGACAATGACTATGCGACGTCCGAGGCACGCCTGATCGAAGAGATTGCCGCCACACGCTATGGGTTGGATGCGGCGCAAGCGCGAGATTTGCGCAGCCAAGGCGAAGCGCTTGAGCGCGAGGCCCCTGATACCGTCCGCTTTACCCGCGCCATTAAGGAAGCCGTAGCTTATGAGGACCGGTTGGCCGTGATCGAAGCGCTTTGGCAGGTGGTGCTGGCTGATGGCACCCGTTCTGACGAGGAAAACGCATTGTTGCGCCTTGTGGCCAATCTGCTGGGTGTGACAGACACCGACAGCCATACCGCCCGTCAGCGCGTGGCACAGAGCAGCTAG
- a CDS encoding CTP synthase: protein MARYIFITGGVVSSLGKGLASAALGALLQARGFSVRLRKLDPYLNVDPGTMSPFEHGEVFVTDDGAETDLDLGHYERFTGVPARMTDSVSSGRIYSTVLEKERRGDYLGKTIQVVPHVTNEIKDFLKIGDDEVDFMLCEIGGTVGDIEGLPFFEAIRQFSHDKPRGQCIFMHLTLLPYLAASGELKTKPTQHSVKELQSIGIAPDILVCRSEQPIPEKEREKIALFCNVRKEHVVAAYDLKSIYEAPLAYHAQGLDQAVLDAFDISPAPKPDLNVWHDVYDRVHNPEGEVRVAIVGKYTQLEDAYKSIAEALTHGGMANRVKVKIDWVDAEVFDSSEDVATHLEGFHAILVPGGFGERGTEGKIKAAQYAREQKVPYLGICLGMQMAVIEAARNVAGVKTAGSEEFDHEAGKKRFEPVVYHLKEWVQGNHKVERKVGDDKGGTMRLGAYDATLTPGSRVAEAYGTTTIDERHRHRYEVDVAYKDQLEKAGLVFSGMSPDGKLPEIVEWPDHPWFIGVQFHPELKSKPFDPHPLFKDFVRAAKDMSRLV, encoded by the coding sequence ATGGCACGCTATATTTTCATCACCGGCGGTGTGGTTTCATCCCTTGGCAAAGGTCTCGCTTCTGCCGCCTTGGGGGCCCTGTTGCAAGCGCGTGGGTTTTCCGTCCGACTGCGCAAACTTGATCCCTATCTGAACGTCGATCCCGGCACGATGAGCCCGTTTGAACATGGTGAGGTTTTTGTCACCGACGATGGTGCGGAAACCGATCTGGATCTGGGCCATTACGAACGCTTCACCGGTGTGCCCGCGCGGATGACCGATTCCGTTTCCTCCGGGCGGATCTATTCCACCGTGCTGGAAAAAGAGCGCCGCGGTGACTATCTGGGGAAAACCATTCAGGTGGTCCCGCATGTAACGAATGAAATCAAAGACTTCCTAAAAATCGGCGATGATGAGGTTGATTTCATGCTCTGTGAAATCGGCGGCACCGTGGGTGACATCGAAGGGCTGCCCTTCTTTGAGGCGATCCGCCAGTTCTCCCACGACAAGCCACGCGGCCAGTGCATCTTCATGCATCTGACCCTGCTGCCCTATCTGGCCGCCTCGGGCGAATTGAAAACCAAACCAACCCAACACTCGGTCAAGGAATTGCAAAGCATCGGCATTGCACCGGACATTCTGGTCTGCCGCTCGGAACAGCCGATCCCGGAAAAAGAGCGCGAGAAGATTGCCCTGTTCTGTAACGTGCGCAAAGAACATGTGGTCGCGGCTTACGATCTGAAATCCATCTATGAGGCCCCGCTGGCCTATCACGCGCAGGGTCTGGATCAGGCGGTTCTGGATGCCTTTGACATCTCCCCCGCCCCCAAACCCGATCTGAACGTCTGGCATGATGTCTATGACCGTGTGCACAACCCCGAAGGTGAGGTGCGTGTCGCCATTGTCGGTAAATACACACAGCTTGAAGACGCCTATAAATCCATTGCCGAAGCGCTGACCCACGGCGGCATGGCCAATCGCGTCAAAGTCAAGATCGACTGGGTCGATGCAGAGGTTTTTGACAGCAGCGAAGACGTGGCCACCCACCTTGAAGGATTCCACGCGATTCTGGTGCCTGGCGGCTTTGGCGAGCGCGGCACCGAAGGCAAGATCAAGGCGGCACAATACGCCCGCGAGCAAAAGGTGCCCTACCTTGGTATCTGTCTGGGCATGCAGATGGCGGTAATCGAAGCGGCCCGCAATGTCGCCGGTGTGAAAACCGCCGGCTCCGAAGAATTCGACCATGAGGCCGGGAAAAAGCGTTTTGAGCCAGTGGTGTACCACCTGAAAGAATGGGTACAGGGCAATCACAAGGTCGAACGCAAGGTCGGCGACGACAAGGGCGGCACCATGCGATTGGGTGCCTATGACGCAACCCTGACCCCCGGGTCACGCGTCGCCGAAGCCTATGGCACCACCACCATTGATGAACGCCACCGCCACCGCTACGAGGTCGATGTTGCCTATAAGGACCAGTTGGAGAAAGCCGGTCTGGTCTTTTCCGGCATGTCCCCCGATGGCAAACTGCCAGAGATTGTCGAATGGCCGGATCACCCGTGGTTCATCGGGGTACAGTTCCACCCGGAACTGAAATCGAAACCCTTTGACCCCCACCCGCTGTTCAAGGATTTCGTCCGCGCCGCAAAAGACATGTCGCGGCTGGTGTGA
- a CDS encoding glyoxalase superfamily protein, with product MKPPIPILRSFDEAVTREFYVDFLGFSVEFEHRFAPGTPLYMGVAKGTCVLHLSEHFGDAAPGASLRIEVEDLRAYARELNGKAYKNARPGIQEQPWGEDMSISDPNGNRLIFHSPRKD from the coding sequence ATGAAGCCACCCATCCCGATACTGCGCAGCTTCGATGAAGCTGTGACCCGGGAATTCTATGTTGATTTTCTTGGATTTTCCGTGGAATTCGAGCATCGTTTCGCGCCGGGTACACCGCTTTACATGGGCGTTGCGAAAGGGACTTGTGTCTTGCACCTTTCGGAGCATTTCGGTGATGCCGCACCGGGTGCATCGCTACGCATCGAAGTCGAAGACCTGCGGGCCTATGCCAGAGAATTGAACGGTAAAGCCTATAAAAACGCGCGCCCGGGCATTCAAGAGCAGCCTTGGGGAGAAGATATGTCGATTTCCGATCCAAACGGGAACCGGTTGATTTTTCATTCACCGCGAAAAGACTGA
- a CDS encoding TerB family tellurite resistance protein — protein MFERLFPSRVPEPKPLPQPNAQLALGALLVRVAFADSNYRATEIGQIDRILSRTFNIGPIEAAKLRATAEALQRDAPETPEFARILREEVDYAHRLALGEAMWSVALADGHRHEKEEIQLLAIETALGLTDQDIEDLREKATRAR, from the coding sequence ATGTTTGAACGTCTCTTTCCCAGCCGTGTCCCGGAACCGAAACCTCTGCCCCAGCCCAACGCCCAGCTTGCACTGGGTGCATTACTGGTGCGGGTGGCTTTTGCGGACAGCAATTACCGTGCAACCGAGATCGGCCAGATTGACCGCATCCTGTCGCGTACTTTCAACATCGGCCCAATTGAGGCTGCGAAACTGCGTGCCACCGCCGAAGCACTGCAACGCGATGCACCGGAAACCCCGGAATTTGCCCGCATTCTGCGCGAAGAGGTCGATTATGCCCACAGGCTGGCATTGGGCGAGGCCATGTGGTCCGTTGCCCTTGCCGACGGACATCGTCATGAAAAAGAGGAAATTCAGCTGCTGGCCATCGAAACCGCGCTGGGGTTGACCGATCAGGACATTGAAGATCTGCGCGAAAAGGCAACGCGGGCACGCTGA